One window of the Cryptomeria japonica chromosome 7, Sugi_1.0, whole genome shotgun sequence genome contains the following:
- the LOC131065687 gene encoding uncharacterized protein LOC131065687, with protein MDYFTKWVEVVHVQKTTSEVVCDFLKENILVRFGVPHVVVTNNVMNFSSTKISMFCYDHGISLAHSLDYYLQDNGQAESSNKNLINIMKKLVSENSKDWNKKLYEALWADRMSPKREIGMSPFELVYGVGVQLSLPLELVASKL; from the coding sequence atggattattttaccaaatgggtagaagtTGTTCATGTACAAAAGACTACATCTGAAGTGGTTTGTGATTTCTTAAAAGAAAACATCCTGGTTCGCTTTGGAGTTCCTCATGTGGTAGTGACTAATAATGTTATGAATTTTTCCTCTACAAAAATCtctatgttttgttatgatcatggaatttctcTTGCCCACTCATTAGATTACTATCTACAAGATAATGGTCAGGCGGAGTCCAGCAATAAGAACTTGATAAACATAATGAAAAAGCTGGTAAGTGAGAATTCAAAGGACTGGAACAAGAAACTGTATGAGGCTCTCTGGGCAGATAGGATGTCTCCTAAAAGAGAAATagggatgtctccttttgaattagtttatggtgtGGGAGTACAGTTATCTTTGCCTCTAGAACTAGTAGCTTCAAAATTATAG